Within Porites lutea chromosome 2, jaPorLute2.1, whole genome shotgun sequence, the genomic segment ACAAGTACCTCAGGTGAACGGGAATCAAAGCCGAAAACTGTCATACTTAGTACCATCGTAGGTAAAACCCAAAGAGAGGTAATTGTTGTTCTGAGGACCCACTTTTTGATGCGTCGATGCTTGAGTTGGCGAAATATTGCATGCATGCGCTCTATAGGGATCTTAGTAATATTTGTCAAGGAGGCGAGAGAGAAAAAAGCATAAACGAGAAacatcaaaaacaatattttcggAGAAAATACGCGCACGTTTAGAAAGCCGCAACGCACTGGGTTATAATCCACCGTTAAAACAATCCCAGATCAAAGAAGACCAACCAACATATCAGCTACCGCCAGGTTTATAACCAAGTACATGGCACCTGTTGAAAGTAGTACCTTTGATCAGCTAGAAAAGGAACACGCTTTATTCCGGCGTAACTAATCATGACAAGTCTTCCATCCAATAAAACAGGTGGCCtcgatatttttcaaactgacaCCACTGTTCCTCCTGATGACCCTTTCAATGTTGTTGCTTGTTTCCTCTGTGTGTTGGAATCTACTTTGACCACAAACTTTTTGGTTCGAACTGCTGGTGACAACTataaaaacttgtttaaaactcAGGCAATAAATGACAACCGGCACGCAGACGCCATCTTGAGTAAAAGAGCTAATTATGCAGGGTCACCTCCTGTTGGATCCAGTTCCCAAGAATGTGCAAATAAGcagacaaaaattaattttgatacCTAACTTTGCCTTTAACACTGTAACATCTGGGGCCAAAAGAGGATTGTATGACCATTAAACGATAATTTTGTGCTGCAAAACTAGCCAAGTTGCAAATCAGCAGtgcttttttctgaaaataataatagtgacAACACGGGTGTGACATGATAAAAAATTCATGCGTTTTTAAATTTCTAATTTTTAACACTGGGAAAAAATGATGCGAAGTTGAGCTTGTTATGATTTCCTTTTGTATTCGAGCTAAACTTGACAAATAAGCCTTTTTTCGCTCATTGCACACAACAACATTTAAGAAACAATGATGATTTTAGCCGGTAGGCGTCAAGAAATAATTGAGAGGTACAACGCTTTTTCTTTCCGGGGGTTCAACAGTTCACAATTTAATCTAGCTGCCTTTTTTGTCGTCATCAGTTTACACAACTTACCTCAATCGCCAGCAGCTGCTTACTGAGACAAATTTTCTGGCTCTAGATACTCGGTGATACTCTTCACAAATTTCAGCGAGGAATTCTTCCAACGACTTCAAGTGATGAACCTTTTGTGACTTGTAAACACCTTGAATTTAAACAATAGGCTGTGCGTAGGCTTCCTCTTCTTTCAATTAAACGTACGTCATTAAGATGATAAGCAAATGGTCGTTTTTCGATTTACTGCCTGCCTTTTAAATCATTCTCCTTTCGTGAAATATTTGGATATTCTGTTGAGACCTGAGCCTTGGACCTATCACAGGGCTTAGCTATTTTTGGATTTTACCTCACTCAGGCTTCGACCAATCAACTGTTCGCTCAATTGTCATTCGTTTGGAACTCGATGAGTAGAAGTAATAAAACAAGGTCGCTTTTTACTCTCAAATATACTACTTTGCATGCACAGCTTTGACAGATGTAAAAGCACTAagagtaaatattttttatttcaattattCAGATGCTATTTCTAAGATGACTTTTGAATAAAACCTGCTCGCAATCCGTAAAATACAACTcacgaaaaaatgaaaacgttatTTTTTTGGAGCCATTGAAAACGAGTTGCcttaaaatagtaaaaaattttCTATGATTTATTCTACCAGCCTTTAGTATACATCATTTAGGTGAGGATATTGCTCGATATTTTGCATCTCAGACAATTTAGGTGGCTAAATTTCCAAGGAGGTTAAATGATGTTTGACCTTTTATTGTCCATTATCCGTTCCCTTGCATTCTACAGGTGTCGGCGAGTCTTCAGCCTTGATTTAATACACCGTTTGGATAAAACCCTCAGGGGAAGAGATATCCAGTTTGAAAATAGGATGTCTTAAACCTAACAgcgtaaataaataaaataaataagtagtTTAATGACTTATGGTGCGCGTGTTACATGGAGATACATGTGAGCTCTCACGCACATGGAGATACATGTTTGCTCTCACGCGCGTTACACtaatatacacctatttcaattaaggttgcttcggCGAAGAATGATTCatgatgcatgatccatgtttcatagcctgcagtgcattGTGGTAGATCGCTTTGTAGGCGGCCGGGGAAGTTTAACTTCGTGTTTTCCTGTGCGCAGTAACCCGCGAAATGGAGACAATAAACATCTGTCTCAAAATCCTAGCGGAACATAAGAAAGCTGTGAAAGAAAGTTTTCAGTTAAAACAAATTCCAAAATTTGCAAGTGCCGTTGAGCTAAAGAATTATATTGTAAGCGAGAAAGTCAAAGCTGCCAACGTGGAAAGCTTGGAAATAGGCTACTACGGCCCTCCGAGAGGTACTCGCTTTGTCATTATTGATGAAACTACCCTGGCTGAGGCGTATTCCACCGAAAAGCAAGAGTGGATAGTGATATGGGTATGGACCCCACCAGATCGAGTGGCCAACAAACGTCAAAGTCAAAGTTCCACGGCAGTCGCCAGCAGCAACGCTAAAAGATTGCGCCTATCAAGTAGGTGTTAAGAAcctattttcctttaaactcCGTTTGCATTGCTAGTTTTTGTTCGTTGGTTTTCCGTTTATCTGCATGCCTTTTAAATTTTAAGGTGAACAGCACGATGGGGAGGACGACTTTTCAGACATGTACAAAAGATTGGTGGAAAAACATGGCTCGGAATTGCCCGATTTTAAGCTCCGAGTGTGGGCCAGGATGCTGGTAAGTCCAATAAAACAAGCCAATTACCTTCTGATGTCAACCTTTCAGCtctaaaaatactaaataaactCGTAATGTAAAGTTGTTTATTATTGTACGACTTGTACACAAGCCTAATAAATGCAGATGGAAAGAAAGGCGGCGACAAGGGCTGCCAAAATGTTGCATAAAAAGTGGATTCGCGCTCTGACTAttaatcttcatcgcgattattccaattCTCTTACTTCGGTAAAAGTAGGCGAACTCTTCTTAGAGTTAAACTCCTAAGAACCTTATTcaagttaagaaagagaaagaacatTTTGCCGTCGCTTGCTTACGTACTCTACAAAACGTTAAATTTAGCATTTtgacgtggtagtcgtgcagtgaaggcaaagaaatgtaccaaaaaacgtgatacacgtgcagagttgttattttgctaatcactgaacctattgttttgttttacgttCTTGTTGCAGtgttgttattttgctaatcACTGCACCTATTGTTTTGTTGTATGTTCTTGTTGCCATCGACTTCGTCGGATCCTACCTGATGTGCGAGTAAAAGAAGAttcgttgaaaatttgcttcaattCGCATATTTACACAGGGAAAAACCTGGACTTAAATCTGGCAGTAAAAATGGCTTTAGCAATGGCTTTAGCATTAGTAGTTTGAAATTTTTGCAGGACCAATTAGCGGTTTCTGATGGAACAATTTTTGTGGTTTACAAGATGCTTGTCATTTGTACATTCTGTTCTTTTGGCAGG encodes:
- the LOC140926425 gene encoding uncharacterized protein — translated: METINICLKILAEHKKAVKESFQLKQIPKFASAVELKNYIVSEKVKAANVESLEIGYYGPPRGTRFVIIDETTLAEAYSTEKQEWIVIWVWTPPDRVANKRQSQSSTAVASSNAKRLRLSSEQHDGEDDFSDMYKRLVEKHGSELPDFKLRVWARMLANKVWSSEEECPQHSFFMGKKPKQQQGPAAHTANQNKVQLRGEILRQLRELKDLKDADVLDSTQFENQKRILLTELNGLQ